A DNA window from Hydractinia symbiolongicarpus strain clone_291-10 chromosome 6, HSymV2.1, whole genome shotgun sequence contains the following coding sequences:
- the LOC130647276 gene encoding ras-related protein Rab-22A-like, which produces MAYGSMREIKLCLLGDAGVGKSCLVLRFVSDRFDLHTTATIGASFMSKTFNVGDKAFKYQIWDTAGQEKYKALAPMYYRGAAAAIVVYDLTNETTFQSVKLWVKELKQIGPPNIVIAIAGNKSDLKDQREVSLETGVEYAESINAVFAEVSALTSDNVNYLFEDISRRLPPEKPSYSPGGLKPLVKPSPRTNYKCC; this is translated from the coding sequence ATGGCATATGGCTCAATGAGAGAGATAAAGCTGTGCTTACTTGGAGACGCTGGTGTTGGCAAGTCATGTTTAGTATTACGTTTTGTTAGTGATAGGTTTGATTTGCATACCACTGCAACAATTGGTGCATCGTTTATGTCAAAAACGTTTAATGTTGGTGACAAAGCATTTAAGTATCAAATATGGGACACAGCAGGTcaagaaaaatataaagctCTGGCACCAATGTATTACAGAGGAGCAGCTGCTGCTATAGTTGTTTATGATTTAACAAATGAAACTACTTTTCAGAGTGTAAAATTATGGGTCAAGGAATTAAAACAGATTGGTCCTCCAAATATTGTTATTGCTATAGCTGGAaataaaagtgatttaaaagatCAAAGAGAAGTGAGTTTAGAAACTGGTGTGGAATATGCTGAAAGTATCAATGCTGTTTTTGCAGAAGTGTCTGCTTTGACATCTGATAATGTAAACTATTTGTTTGAAGATATAAGTCGGCGACTACCTCCAGAAAAGCCAAGTTATTCACCTGGTGGTTTAAAACCCTTAGTTAAACCTTCTccaaggacaaattataaatGCTGTTAG
- the LOC130647278 gene encoding ras-related protein Rab-22A-like: MAYRSLREIKLCLVGDGGVGKSCLVLRFVSDQFDLHTTATIGASFMSKTFNVGDKAFKYQIWDTAGQEKYKALAPMYYRGAAAAIVVYDLTKKSTFEKAKLWVKELKLYGPSNIVISIAGNKSDLKDQREVSLETGLEYAESIDAAFAEVSALTSDNVNYLFEDISRRLPAENQGFSSGGLKPLVKIPPKKHSKCC, encoded by the coding sequence ATGGCATATAGGTCATTGAGAGAGATCAAGTTGTGTTTAGTTGGAGATGGTGGTGTCGGCAAGTCTTGTTTAGTATTACGTTTTGTTAGTGATCAGTTTGATTTGCATACCACTGCAACAATTGGTGCATCGTTTATGTCAAAAACGTTTAATGTTGGTGACAAAGCATTTAAGTATCAAATATGGGACACAGCAGGTcaagaaaaatataaagctCTGGCACCAATGTATTACAGAGGAGCAGCTGCTGCTATAGTTGTTTATGATTTaacaaagaaaagtacatttGAGAAGGCAAAATTGTGGGTCAAAGAGTTGAAATTATATGGTCCTTCAAATATTGTTATTTCTATAGCTGGAaataaaagtgatttaaaagatCAAAGAGAAGTGAGTTTAGAAACTGGTTTGGAATATGCTGAAAGTATCGATGCTGCTTTTGCAGAAGTGTCTGCTTTGACATCTGATAATGTAAATTATTTGTTTGAAGATATAAGTCGGCGACTACCTGCAGAAAATCAAGGTTTTTCTTCTGGTGGTTTAAAACCCTTAGTTAAAATTCCTCCTAAAAAGCATTCTAAATGTTGTTGA
- the LOC130647274 gene encoding DNA polymerase beta-like isoform X2: MSKRKAPAENVNSEFCGFLHELAEYEKNVSRNMFKYKAYRKASSVLAAHPVKITSGKEAKKLIKADDSNATITFLTRVSGIGPVAAKKFADDGIKTLADLKKISNQLTHHQQIGVKYFSDFEERIPRTEIIKHEVLHPVVISMIL, translated from the exons ATGAGTAAACGAAAAGCTCCAGCAGAAAATGTCAACTCAGAGTTCTGTGGGTTTTTACATG aATTAGCCGAGTATGAGAAAAATGTTTCTCGCAACATGTTTAAATATAAAGCGTATCG GAAAGCTTCATCAGTATTAGCAGCACACCCAGTCAAAATAACAAGTGGTAAAGAAGCAAAAAAACTT ATTAAAGCTGACGATTCGAATGCTACTATCACGTTCTTGACAAGAGTTTCTGGGATTGG ACCAGTGGCTGCAAAAAAATTTGCAGATGATGGAATTAAAACATTGGCAG atcttaaaaaaatttcaaatcagCTCACTCATCATCAACAAATCGGAGTAAA atatttttctgactttgAAGAAAGAATCCCAAGGACTGAAATAATAAAACACGAG GTGCTGCATCCAGTGGTGATATCGATGATCTTGTGA
- the LOC130647274 gene encoding DNA polymerase beta-like isoform X3 translates to MFKYKAYRKASSVLAAHPVKITSGKEAKKLIKADDSNATITFLTRVSGIGPVAAKKFADDGIKTLADLKKISNQLTHHQQIGVKYFSDFEERIPRTEIIKHEVLHPVVISMIL, encoded by the exons ATGTTTAAATATAAAGCGTATCG GAAAGCTTCATCAGTATTAGCAGCACACCCAGTCAAAATAACAAGTGGTAAAGAAGCAAAAAAACTT ATTAAAGCTGACGATTCGAATGCTACTATCACGTTCTTGACAAGAGTTTCTGGGATTGG ACCAGTGGCTGCAAAAAAATTTGCAGATGATGGAATTAAAACATTGGCAG atcttaaaaaaatttcaaatcagCTCACTCATCATCAACAAATCGGAGTAAA atatttttctgactttgAAGAAAGAATCCCAAGGACTGAAATAATAAAACACGAG GTGCTGCATCCAGTGGTGATATCGATGATCTTGTGA